The following are encoded together in the Mycolicibacterium arabiense genome:
- a CDS encoding L,D-transpeptidase family protein, producing MRVVALLVAVALTAAEAPSAYGEPMATPAEQLIVVTAPTADSEVGRLAAYERTGSEWTLVRGPMDADLGELGVGAPADDVFRTPTGTYPLGMAFGREPNPGTSLPYTQVTKDDWWDEDVDSPTYNTLVQSPTKPSEDAENLYTSGEMYDYAVLVEHNPQRVPGRSAGIFLHVTDGDPTWGCIAVERDEMRSLLQWLTPSANPRITIGVGPEPVPPAE from the coding sequence ATGAGAGTCGTCGCGCTGCTCGTGGCGGTCGCACTCACCGCGGCCGAGGCACCGTCGGCGTACGGCGAGCCGATGGCCACCCCGGCCGAGCAGCTCATCGTCGTCACCGCACCCACCGCGGACTCCGAGGTCGGTCGCCTCGCCGCCTACGAGCGCACCGGGTCGGAGTGGACGCTGGTGCGCGGGCCGATGGACGCCGACCTCGGCGAACTCGGGGTGGGCGCTCCCGCCGACGACGTCTTCCGCACCCCGACGGGCACGTACCCGCTGGGCATGGCGTTCGGTCGCGAACCCAATCCCGGCACGTCGTTGCCCTATACGCAGGTGACCAAGGACGACTGGTGGGACGAGGACGTCGACTCCCCCACCTACAACACGCTGGTTCAGTCGCCCACCAAACCGTCCGAGGACGCGGAAAATCTATACACCTCCGGGGAGATGTACGACTACGCCGTACTCGTCGAGCACAACCCGCAGCGCGTCCCTGGCCGGTCGGCGGGAATCTTCCTGCACGTCACCGACGGCGACCCGACGTGGGGCTGCATCGCCGTCGAGCGCGACGAGATGCGGTCGCTGCTGCAGTGGTTGACGCCGTCGGCCAACCCCCGGATCACGATCGGCGTCGGTCCGGAGCCGGTGCCGCCCGCCGAGTAG
- a CDS encoding NAD-dependent epimerase/dehydratase family protein, with the protein MRVLVTGGTGFVGAWTAKAAQDAGHQVRFLVRNADRLRTSAEKIGVDIGDHVVGDIADPDTTATALDGCDAVIHCAAMVSTDPARADEMLHTNLEGARNVLGGAVKAGIDPVVHVSSFSALFRPGLETLHADLPVVGGSDGYGKSKAVVEAYARGLQDAGAPVSISYPGMVLGPPAGDQFGEAAEGVEAAVKMYGVPGRSAAWIVIDVRDLADLHVALLERGKGPRRYMAGGQRVPVARLAKLIGKSANRPLVAVPVPDSGLRALGRLFDVIGDRLPFDTPIDSAAMQYYTQMPASDDGPAERELGIVQRDPGETLADTVEGLRSVGRL; encoded by the coding sequence TTGCGAGTACTCGTCACCGGTGGCACCGGCTTCGTCGGTGCCTGGACCGCGAAGGCCGCGCAGGACGCCGGCCATCAGGTGCGCTTCCTCGTCCGCAACGCCGACCGGCTACGCACCAGCGCCGAGAAGATCGGCGTCGACATCGGCGACCACGTCGTCGGCGACATCGCCGATCCGGACACCACCGCGACGGCCCTGGACGGGTGTGACGCCGTGATCCATTGCGCGGCAATGGTGTCTACCGACCCGGCGCGCGCCGACGAGATGCTGCACACCAACCTCGAGGGCGCCCGCAACGTCCTGGGCGGCGCGGTGAAGGCAGGCATCGATCCAGTGGTCCACGTGTCGAGCTTCTCGGCGCTGTTCCGTCCCGGGCTGGAGACCCTGCACGCGGACCTGCCCGTCGTCGGTGGCTCCGACGGCTACGGCAAGTCGAAGGCCGTCGTCGAGGCATACGCCCGCGGGCTGCAGGACGCCGGCGCACCGGTGAGCATCAGCTACCCCGGCATGGTGCTCGGCCCGCCCGCCGGCGACCAGTTCGGCGAGGCCGCCGAGGGCGTCGAGGCCGCGGTCAAGATGTACGGCGTGCCCGGCCGCAGCGCCGCCTGGATCGTGATCGACGTCCGCGATCTGGCCGACCTGCACGTCGCGCTGCTCGAGCGGGGCAAGGGGCCGCGCCGCTACATGGCAGGTGGGCAGCGGGTCCCGGTGGCCCGCCTCGCGAAGCTGATCGGCAAATCCGCCAACCGGCCGCTCGTCGCAGTTCCGGTGCCCGACAGCGGATTGCGTGCGCTGGGCCGGCTGTTCGACGTCATCGGCGACCGGCTGCCGTTCGACACTCCGATCGATTCGGCCGCGATGCAGTACTACACGCAGATGCCCGCGTCCGACGACGGGCCTGCCGAACGCGAGCTGGGCATCGTGCAGCGCGACCCGGGGGAGACTCTCGCCGACACCGTCGAGGGCCTGCGTAGCGTCGGCCGCCTCTAG
- a CDS encoding SOUL family heme-binding protein, whose translation MLNRIARVAGQVGESALSIVGIRIGTEEPAHTTKPIAGDVELRTYGPRIAAETTISAMDEIGARSEGFRRLAGYIFGKNHGKDDIAMTAPVVQSREGRKIAMTAPVVQSAQDVEVGSSWVIRFFMPSEWTMATLPTPNDERVRVVEVPGETFAVLRFSGDRGPEAVAKRTAELMDVLATYGFDAAGEPSAWFYDPPWTLPFCRRNEIAVPVSV comes from the coding sequence GTGCTGAACCGCATTGCAAGGGTGGCCGGGCAGGTCGGCGAATCGGCGCTGTCCATCGTCGGTATTCGCATCGGCACCGAGGAGCCTGCCCACACCACCAAGCCGATCGCCGGTGACGTGGAGCTGCGCACCTACGGGCCGCGGATCGCCGCCGAGACGACCATTAGCGCCATGGACGAGATTGGAGCGCGCAGCGAGGGGTTCCGTCGCCTGGCGGGCTACATCTTCGGCAAGAATCACGGCAAGGACGACATCGCGATGACCGCGCCGGTCGTGCAGTCGCGCGAGGGCCGCAAGATCGCGATGACGGCGCCGGTCGTCCAGTCCGCTCAGGACGTGGAGGTCGGAAGCAGTTGGGTCATCAGGTTCTTCATGCCGTCGGAGTGGACGATGGCGACTCTGCCGACGCCGAATGACGAGCGCGTCCGTGTGGTCGAGGTGCCCGGCGAGACGTTCGCGGTGCTGCGGTTCAGCGGCGACCGGGGGCCCGAGGCGGTCGCGAAGCGGACGGCCGAGCTGATGGACGTGCTGGCGACGTACGGCTTCGATGCGGCGGGCGAGCCGTCGGCGTGGTTCTACGACCCGCCGTGGACGCTGCCGTTCTGCAGGCGCAACGAGATCGCGGTGCCGGTATCGGTCTGA
- the mbp1 gene encoding microaggregate-binding protein 1 yields the protein MSNSNGGPINLVKSVVDGAFGVVKQVLGVVLGNNRLEEQGKAQQDKAEAEKDVAKKEAQADAARAEAKTQEARQEAAKKS from the coding sequence ATGTCGAACAGCAATGGCGGACCCATCAACCTGGTGAAGAGCGTCGTCGACGGAGCATTCGGTGTCGTCAAGCAGGTCCTCGGCGTCGTGTTGGGCAACAACCGTCTCGAGGAGCAGGGCAAGGCTCAGCAGGACAAGGCCGAAGCCGAGAAGGACGTGGCCAAGAAGGAAGCGCAGGCTGACGCCGCCCGTGCCGAGGCCAAGACTCAGGAAGCCCGCCAGGAAGCCGCCAAGAAGTCCTGA
- a CDS encoding carboxymuconolactone decarboxylase family protein — MNVDYVHIDKQTPAVYRSMVGVATSVAKAAEDAGLSRGIVELVNVRVSQMNGCATCLDVHHRKALAAGVTEKQLSTVSVWRDTELFDEREQAALRLAEMTTSLLDRDAADREYSRARRVFGDDELSAVIWVATAINAFNRVSILSHHTVRP, encoded by the coding sequence GTGAACGTCGACTACGTACACATCGACAAGCAGACCCCGGCTGTCTATCGCTCGATGGTCGGCGTTGCGACCTCGGTCGCGAAAGCCGCCGAGGACGCCGGTCTGTCGCGTGGGATCGTCGAACTCGTCAACGTCCGCGTCTCGCAGATGAATGGTTGTGCGACGTGCCTCGACGTCCACCACCGCAAGGCGCTTGCTGCCGGCGTCACCGAGAAACAGCTCTCGACGGTGTCGGTCTGGCGCGACACCGAGCTGTTCGACGAACGGGAGCAAGCCGCCCTGCGGTTGGCCGAGATGACCACGTCCCTACTCGACCGTGACGCCGCCGACCGCGAATACTCGCGCGCACGACGGGTGTTCGGCGACGACGAGCTGTCCGCGGTCATCTGGGTGGCGACGGCGATCAACGCCTTCAACCGCGTCTCGATCCTGAGCCATCACACGGTCAGGCCGTAG
- a CDS encoding GNAT family N-acetyltransferase has product MASDEALTDKTGAPVEVIRREDDFAVAVDGKTVGLTAFADRDGQRVFFHTEVDDAYGGRGLGTVVISAALAATRDEGLRIVAICPMVAAFVGKHPEYAGVVDRTTRDTLALAKERMAAR; this is encoded by the coding sequence ATGGCCAGCGACGAGGCACTGACGGACAAGACCGGCGCCCCCGTGGAGGTCATCCGGCGCGAGGATGACTTCGCCGTAGCGGTCGACGGAAAGACGGTGGGACTGACCGCCTTTGCAGACCGAGACGGGCAACGCGTGTTCTTTCACACCGAAGTCGACGACGCCTATGGCGGACGTGGACTGGGGACCGTGGTGATCAGTGCGGCGTTGGCCGCCACCCGCGACGAGGGGCTACGCATCGTGGCGATCTGTCCGATGGTCGCCGCGTTCGTCGGCAAGCACCCGGAGTATGCCGGCGTCGTCGACAGGACGACGCGCGACACGCTCGCGTTGGCGAAGGAACGGATGGCGGCGCGCTAG
- the usfY gene encoding protein UsfY, translated as MKGAYRDPVDHSRTYQPRAGESFIDTLWLPGLGLIMIGTVMIAGTVAASAYGRSDLVMMLALVAGALVTAGAILIAIEHHRVKRVEAKWTADHPEGHLRA; from the coding sequence ATGAAGGGCGCTTATCGGGATCCGGTTGACCACTCCCGCACCTATCAGCCCCGCGCGGGTGAGTCGTTCATCGACACGCTCTGGTTGCCCGGACTCGGGCTCATCATGATCGGCACGGTGATGATCGCCGGCACCGTCGCCGCGAGTGCCTACGGCCGCAGCGATCTGGTGATGATGCTTGCGCTCGTCGCCGGCGCATTGGTGACCGCGGGCGCCATCCTGATCGCGATCGAGCATCACCGGGTGAAGCGCGTCGAGGCGAAGTGGACGGCGGACCATCCGGAGGGACACCTGCGCGCATAG
- a CDS encoding fumarate reductase/succinate dehydrogenase flavoprotein subunit: MQIPPLDDAVRLDCDVLVIGGGTAGTMAALTAAENGAQVLLLEKAHVRHSGALAMGMDGVNNAVIPGKATPEDYVAEITRANDGIVNQRTIYQTATRGFAMVQRLERYGVKFEKDEHGEYAVRRVHRSGSYVLPMPEGKDVKKALYRVLRQRSMREKIRIENRFVPVRVLTSDDGRAVGAVALNSRTGEFVVVGAKAVILATGPCGRLGLPASGYLYGTYENPTNAGDGYSMAFHAGAELSGIECFQINPLIKDYNGPACAYVANPFGGYQVNALGERFVDSDYWSGAMMAEVKEEIESARGPIYLKVSHLPDETLSTLEGILHTTERPTRGTFHANRGHDYRTHDIEMHISEIGLCSGHSASGVWVDENARTTVPGLYAAGDLACVPHNYMIGAFVYGELAGSHAASTLDDTPAPDALPADQIAEAHELIYRPLRHPDGPPQPQVEYKLRRFVNDYVAPPKTAAKLSLAVQTFDRMRDEVAGIGASTPHELMRAVEVSFIRDCAEMAARSSLTRTESRWGLYHDRSDIPDRDDVDWRYHLNLRKTADGDMEFLKRPVAPYFVPVPGLDDIPTGGTEPIHVHQPPLVGGQAPASEVSRIDSGPATQPPSPRIAAVLALDEPSVDDLAPYLRDDDPGVRRTAVDVLTEHLCDGWGPALVAALDDPSGEVRRVAADGIRELVEVLPNPADVAPLISSTDAGVRGAALYVASSRRVGDPDQYRHALTDADHRVRIEAVRALVSVDDADGVAAAWDDANREVRIAVANGLGTLRAGIDSVRVLVGDPDPLVRAAALAALGSVGWEDADVATVEDALAASAWQIRQGAARALAGAPSSETAVLPLSRALTDPHLDVRKAAVLSLTRWAESEYGAREALAGALDDGDADVRAYARQALERVTQVTTGVR; the protein is encoded by the coding sequence ATGCAGATCCCCCCACTCGACGACGCCGTACGCCTCGACTGCGACGTGCTCGTCATCGGCGGTGGCACCGCGGGCACCATGGCCGCGCTGACTGCCGCCGAGAACGGCGCGCAGGTCCTGCTGCTCGAGAAGGCGCACGTCCGCCATTCCGGTGCGCTCGCCATGGGGATGGACGGCGTCAACAACGCCGTCATCCCCGGTAAGGCCACACCCGAGGACTACGTCGCCGAGATCACCCGCGCCAACGACGGAATCGTCAACCAGCGCACCATCTATCAGACCGCGACCCGTGGTTTCGCGATGGTGCAGCGGCTCGAGCGCTACGGCGTGAAGTTCGAGAAGGACGAGCACGGCGAGTACGCCGTTCGCCGCGTGCACCGCTCCGGCTCCTACGTGCTGCCGATGCCCGAGGGCAAGGACGTCAAGAAGGCGCTCTACCGGGTTCTGCGGCAGCGGTCCATGCGCGAGAAGATCCGCATCGAGAACCGGTTCGTGCCGGTGCGGGTCCTCACGTCCGACGACGGCCGAGCGGTAGGCGCCGTCGCGCTCAACAGCCGCACCGGCGAGTTCGTCGTCGTCGGCGCCAAGGCCGTCATCCTCGCCACCGGTCCCTGTGGGCGGCTCGGGCTGCCTGCCTCCGGTTACCTCTACGGCACCTACGAGAACCCGACCAACGCGGGTGACGGCTACTCCATGGCATTCCACGCCGGCGCCGAGCTCTCAGGCATCGAGTGCTTCCAGATCAACCCGCTCATCAAGGACTACAACGGGCCCGCGTGCGCCTACGTCGCCAACCCCTTCGGCGGCTACCAGGTGAACGCCCTCGGTGAGCGCTTCGTCGACTCGGACTACTGGTCGGGCGCGATGATGGCCGAGGTGAAGGAGGAGATCGAGTCGGCTCGCGGCCCCATCTACCTCAAGGTCAGCCACCTGCCCGACGAGACGCTGTCGACGCTCGAGGGCATCCTGCACACCACCGAGCGCCCCACCCGCGGAACCTTCCACGCCAACCGCGGTCACGACTACCGCACCCATGACATCGAGATGCACATCTCCGAGATCGGTTTGTGCAGTGGGCATTCCGCGTCGGGAGTGTGGGTCGACGAGAACGCCCGTACGACCGTGCCCGGGCTCTACGCTGCGGGCGACCTGGCGTGCGTGCCGCACAACTACATGATCGGCGCCTTCGTGTACGGGGAGTTGGCCGGCTCGCACGCGGCGTCGACGCTCGACGACACCCCCGCGCCGGACGCCCTGCCGGCCGATCAGATCGCCGAGGCCCACGAGCTGATCTACCGCCCGCTGCGCCACCCGGACGGGCCGCCGCAACCCCAGGTCGAGTACAAGCTGCGCCGCTTCGTCAACGACTACGTCGCGCCGCCGAAGACCGCCGCCAAGCTGTCCCTGGCGGTGCAGACCTTCGACCGGATGCGCGACGAGGTGGCAGGCATCGGCGCCAGCACGCCGCACGAGCTGATGCGTGCCGTGGAGGTCTCGTTCATCCGCGACTGCGCCGAGATGGCGGCCCGCTCGTCGCTCACCCGCACCGAATCGCGGTGGGGGCTCTACCACGACCGCAGCGACATCCCCGACCGCGACGACGTCGACTGGCGCTACCACCTCAACCTGCGCAAGACCGCCGACGGCGACATGGAGTTCCTCAAGCGGCCCGTCGCCCCGTACTTCGTGCCGGTGCCCGGTCTCGACGACATCCCCACCGGCGGAACCGAACCCATCCACGTGCACCAGCCACCACTGGTCGGCGGCCAGGCGCCCGCGTCGGAGGTGTCCCGCATCGACAGCGGTCCCGCAACGCAGCCGCCGTCACCGCGCATCGCCGCCGTGCTGGCACTCGACGAGCCGTCGGTGGACGACCTCGCGCCCTACCTGCGCGACGACGACCCGGGAGTGCGGCGCACCGCGGTCGACGTGCTCACCGAGCACCTTTGCGACGGGTGGGGGCCCGCGCTCGTCGCGGCGCTCGACGACCCGTCGGGGGAGGTGCGTCGCGTCGCCGCCGACGGCATCCGCGAACTCGTCGAGGTCTTGCCGAACCCGGCCGACGTGGCGCCGCTGATCTCATCGACCGACGCCGGCGTCCGCGGCGCCGCGCTGTACGTGGCCAGCTCGCGGCGAGTCGGCGACCCCGACCAGTACCGGCACGCACTGACCGACGCCGACCACCGCGTCCGCATCGAGGCCGTCCGAGCCCTGGTGTCGGTCGACGACGCCGACGGAGTCGCCGCGGCTTGGGACGACGCCAACCGCGAAGTGCGCATCGCGGTCGCCAACGGCCTCGGCACGCTGCGCGCGGGCATCGATTCCGTGCGTGTGCTCGTCGGCGACCCGGACCCGTTGGTTCGCGCCGCGGCGCTGGCCGCACTCGGTTCGGTCGGATGGGAGGACGCCGACGTCGCGACCGTCGAAGACGCTTTGGCCGCCTCGGCATGGCAGATCCGGCAGGGTGCCGCGCGGGCGTTGGCGGGGGCGCCGTCGTCGGAAACCGCCGTGCTGCCCCTGTCGAGGGCGCTCACCGATCCGCACCTCGACGTCCGGAAGGCCGCGGTACTGAGCCTCACCCGGTGGGCGGAATCGGAGTACGGCGCCAGGGAGGCTCTGGCAGGCGCCTTGGACGACGGGGACGCCGACGTCCGCGCCTACGCTCGGCAGGCGCTCGAACGTGTGACTCAGGTCACAACAGGCGTACGCTGA
- a CDS encoding ABC transporter ATP-binding protein, with the protein MNLRLRDVVLSYGGAPVVDHLNLDVRPGEILVLTGPSGCGKSTVLRALAGLLPPDGGEVLADGDRVTTTLRDRAMVFQDNALLPWRTVRSNVELALKLAGRPRQGRRAEAAKWIADVGLTGFEDYLPKSLSGGMRQRVQLARGLAGAPRAVMMDEPFGALDTQTRTTMQRLLIDTWRAHPTTVVFVTHDVDEALLIGDRIAVLGRAGQPLRALLDVPSPRTADVDRAALRADVITALDHPFPVASLAPTGSSPVASLAQRSS; encoded by the coding sequence ATGAACCTGCGACTGCGCGACGTCGTGCTCAGCTACGGCGGAGCGCCCGTCGTCGACCACCTGAACCTCGACGTGCGGCCCGGCGAGATCCTGGTCCTCACCGGACCGTCCGGCTGCGGCAAGTCCACGGTGCTGCGCGCGCTCGCCGGTCTACTGCCGCCCGATGGGGGAGAGGTGCTCGCCGACGGCGACCGCGTGACCACCACGTTGCGTGACCGCGCAATGGTGTTCCAGGACAACGCGCTTCTGCCGTGGCGGACCGTCCGGTCCAACGTCGAGCTGGCGCTGAAGCTCGCCGGCCGACCGCGCCAGGGCCGCCGCGCCGAGGCGGCCAAGTGGATCGCCGACGTCGGCCTCACCGGGTTCGAGGACTACCTGCCCAAGAGCCTGTCCGGCGGCATGCGCCAGCGCGTCCAACTCGCCCGCGGCCTCGCCGGTGCACCGCGCGCGGTGATGATGGACGAGCCGTTCGGAGCGCTGGACACCCAGACCCGAACAACGATGCAGCGCCTGCTGATCGACACCTGGCGTGCGCATCCCACCACCGTCGTCTTCGTCACCCACGACGTCGACGAGGCACTGCTGATCGGCGACCGCATCGCCGTCCTCGGCCGCGCAGGCCAACCGCTGCGCGCGCTGCTCGACGTGCCCTCGCCCCGCACCGCCGACGTCGACCGGGCCGCGCTGCGCGCCGACGTCATCACCGCCCTCGACCATCCCTTTCCCGTCGCTTCGCTCGCCCCGACCGGTTCATCTCCCGTCGCTTCGCTCGCCCAGAGGAGTTCGTAA
- a CDS encoding ABC transporter permease produces the protein MVRIGSVAAAIALWQLLTANDVRLWLRFDTLPTVTEIVHAFGNRLGTQDYWLDLGQSLIRILTGFALAAIAGVVTGILLGRSPRFANVFGPLTELARPIPAIAIVPVAILLFPSDEAGIVFITFLAAYFPIMVSTRHAVRALPTLWEDSVRTLGGSRWDVIARVVLPGILPGVFGGLSVGIGVAWICVISAEMISGRLGVGYRTWQAYTVLAYPEVFVGIITIGVLGFGTSAAIELIGRRVTRWLPRGQEARQ, from the coding sequence CTGGTCCGCATCGGCTCCGTTGCCGCAGCGATCGCACTGTGGCAGCTGTTGACGGCCAACGACGTTCGGCTGTGGTTGCGCTTCGACACGTTGCCCACCGTCACCGAGATCGTGCACGCCTTCGGCAACCGGCTCGGAACCCAGGACTACTGGCTCGACCTCGGCCAGTCGCTGATCCGCATCCTCACCGGCTTCGCCCTCGCGGCCATCGCGGGCGTCGTGACCGGCATCTTGCTCGGCCGCTCACCGAGGTTCGCCAACGTGTTCGGTCCGCTCACCGAACTCGCCCGACCCATCCCGGCGATCGCCATCGTGCCGGTCGCGATCCTGCTCTTCCCCTCCGATGAGGCCGGGATCGTCTTCATCACGTTCCTCGCCGCGTACTTCCCGATCATGGTCAGCACCCGGCACGCCGTACGCGCGCTGCCCACGCTCTGGGAGGACTCCGTGCGCACCCTCGGCGGCAGCCGCTGGGACGTCATCGCGCGAGTCGTGTTGCCCGGCATCCTCCCCGGCGTCTTCGGCGGCCTCTCGGTCGGCATCGGCGTCGCATGGATCTGCGTCATCTCGGCCGAGATGATCTCCGGACGCCTCGGCGTCGGCTACCGCACCTGGCAGGCCTACACCGTGCTCGCCTACCCCGAGGTGTTCGTCGGCATCATCACGATCGGCGTGCTCGGCTTCGGCACGTCTGCCGCCATCGAACTGATCGGCCGCCGCGTCACGCGCTGGCTGCCCCGCGGGCAGGAGGCCCGACAGTGA
- a CDS encoding ABC transporter substrate-binding protein encodes MKRTVAALLTAATVTSLAACSLDSQTQSDDTVTVVIGYQSKTINTVTAGTLLKAKGFLEKRLDDLTKSSDVKYDVQWQDYDTGAPITAQMVAEKIDIGSMGDYPLLINGSKTQANERARTELVSITGYSPTGALNMVVVPPDSPARSITDLKGQKVSASVGSAGHGTLVRALDNAGIDPKTGVEVLNQQPQVGASALESGQAQALSQFVAWPGLLVFQDKAKLLYDGAEGDYPTFHGVVVRRDYAGQHPEVLDAFLQAQLDATEFLNDNPLESAKLVADGSGLPQEVVYLYNGPGGTSFDTTLKPSLIEAFKGDVPYLKSIGDFADLDVNGFVNPDPIQKAFADRGQDYDAALQSTTNPSALRGQDPVCNAPVTDAKLAGELWIDGRDATQPSANPDCLLRAIREATAAGDTIRAAYVPDTEFGTRWFADKSTWVRDGQRHLPFDTAAGAGRYTAAHPGATIVDYQQALAGAV; translated from the coding sequence ATGAAACGCACCGTCGCCGCCCTGCTCACCGCCGCCACTGTCACGTCCCTCGCCGCCTGCTCCCTGGACTCGCAGACCCAGTCCGACGACACCGTCACCGTCGTCATCGGCTACCAGTCCAAGACCATCAACACCGTCACCGCCGGAACGCTGCTCAAGGCCAAGGGCTTCCTCGAGAAGCGCCTCGACGACCTCACCAAGTCCTCCGACGTGAAGTACGACGTCCAATGGCAGGACTACGACACCGGCGCCCCCATCACCGCCCAGATGGTCGCCGAGAAGATCGACATCGGCTCCATGGGCGACTACCCCCTGCTCATCAACGGCTCCAAGACGCAGGCCAACGAACGCGCCCGCACCGAACTCGTCTCCATCACCGGCTACAGCCCCACCGGTGCGCTCAACATGGTGGTCGTCCCACCCGACTCGCCGGCCCGCAGCATCACCGACCTCAAGGGCCAGAAGGTCTCCGCCAGCGTCGGTTCCGCGGGCCACGGCACGCTGGTCCGTGCGCTCGACAACGCAGGCATCGACCCCAAGACCGGCGTCGAAGTCCTCAACCAGCAACCGCAGGTCGGTGCGTCGGCACTCGAATCCGGCCAGGCGCAGGCGCTCTCGCAGTTCGTCGCATGGCCCGGCCTGCTCGTGTTCCAGGACAAGGCCAAGCTGCTTTACGACGGCGCCGAAGGCGACTACCCGACGTTCCACGGCGTCGTCGTCCGGCGCGACTACGCCGGCCAGCACCCCGAGGTGCTCGACGCGTTCCTGCAGGCCCAGCTCGACGCAACCGAGTTCCTCAACGACAACCCGCTCGAGTCGGCCAAGCTCGTCGCCGACGGCAGCGGACTGCCGCAGGAAGTCGTCTACCTCTACAACGGCCCCGGCGGCACCAGCTTCGACACCACGCTGAAGCCGTCGCTCATCGAGGCGTTCAAAGGCGATGTGCCGTACCTGAAGTCGATCGGTGACTTCGCCGACCTCGACGTGAACGGCTTCGTGAACCCCGACCCGATCCAGAAGGCCTTCGCCGACCGCGGCCAGGACTACGACGCCGCGCTGCAGAGCACCACCAACCCGTCGGCGCTGCGCGGTCAGGACCCCGTCTGCAACGCGCCCGTCACCGACGCCAAGCTCGCCGGCGAGCTGTGGATCGACGGCAGGGACGCCACCCAGCCCTCGGCCAACCCCGACTGCCTGCTGCGCGCCATCCGGGAGGCCACCGCCGCGGGCGACACCATTCGCGCCGCCTACGTCCCCGATACCGAGTTCGGCACCCGCTGGTTCGCCGACAAGTCGACCTGGGTTCGCGACGGCCAGCGCCACCTGCCGTTCGACACCGCCGCAGGCGCCGGGCGCTACACCGCTGCGCACCCCGGCGCGACGATCGTCGACTACCAGCAGGCCCTGGCGGGTGCGGTGTGA
- a CDS encoding 4Fe-4S dicluster domain-containing protein produces MAQVNQRVDVPVTIDESLCIEGCTLCVEICPLDSLAINPENGKAFMHVDECWYCGPCAARCPTGAVTVNMPYLLR; encoded by the coding sequence GTGGCCCAAGTCAACCAGCGCGTCGACGTGCCCGTCACCATCGACGAGTCGCTGTGCATCGAGGGCTGCACCCTCTGCGTCGAGATCTGCCCCCTGGATTCCCTGGCCATCAACCCGGAGAACGGCAAGGCGTTCATGCACGTCGACGAGTGTTGGTACTGCGGACCCTGCGCAGCGCGCTGTCCCACCGGCGCCGTCACCGTCAACATGCCCTACCTCCTCCGATGA
- a CDS encoding GntR family transcriptional regulator: MAATNADRDEPTPIRRPRADQARLVADVLRHQIHAGGYADGLPQEQELAEEFFVSRNTVREALATLKDEGLIDRGPRTGTHVAIRKYDHGLDALTGLKETFKGYGEIRNEVRATMTVSAPPSVANKLALNPGEPVVFIERLRYLGDLPLSLDMTYLAQDIGAQVVEHDLESNDVFALIEHVTGQRLGNATLAVEAVPAEPHSAAILQVPDTASLLLLERLTHLDDGRPVDLEYIRMRGDRITLRGNLVRGD, translated from the coding sequence ATGGCCGCGACGAACGCCGACCGCGACGAGCCCACGCCCATCCGCCGACCCCGCGCGGACCAGGCGCGCCTCGTCGCCGACGTGCTGCGCCACCAGATCCACGCCGGTGGCTACGCCGACGGGCTGCCGCAGGAGCAGGAACTGGCCGAGGAGTTCTTCGTCTCCCGCAATACCGTCCGCGAAGCACTCGCCACGCTGAAGGACGAGGGCCTGATCGACCGCGGCCCTCGCACCGGCACCCACGTCGCCATCCGCAAGTACGACCACGGTCTCGACGCCCTCACCGGCCTCAAGGAGACGTTCAAGGGCTACGGCGAGATCCGCAACGAGGTCCGCGCCACCATGACCGTCTCCGCGCCGCCGAGTGTGGCCAACAAGCTCGCGCTGAACCCCGGCGAACCCGTCGTCTTCATCGAGCGCCTCCGCTACCTCGGCGACCTGCCGCTGAGCCTCGACATGACCTACCTGGCGCAGGACATCGGCGCCCAGGTCGTCGAGCACGACCTCGAGTCCAACGACGTCTTCGCCCTCATCGAACACGTCACCGGCCAGCGCCTCGGCAACGCCACCCTCGCCGTCGAAGCCGTTCCCGCCGAACCACATTCGGCAGCCATCCTGCAGGTGCCCGACACCGCCAGCCTGCTGCTGCTCGAGCGACTCACCCACCTCGACGACGGCAGACCCGTCGACCTCGAGTACATCCGCATGCGCGGCGATCGAATCACGCTGCGCGGCAACCTAGTCAGAGGAGATTGA